Proteins encoded in a region of the Triticum dicoccoides isolate Atlit2015 ecotype Zavitan chromosome 3A, WEW_v2.0, whole genome shotgun sequence genome:
- the LOC119270052 gene encoding uncharacterized protein LOC119270052 isoform X3, with protein MDADMLEDFEDETDLNLWAATMKKNKMPHNMRSMQKRIEKIKEDREERQGPDIQDTAGYVEEAEIIWRTDDCISWSSREADI; from the exons ATGGATGCCGACATgcttgaagattttgaagatgaaACCGACCTCAACCTG TGGGCAGCCACGATGAAGAAGAATAAGATGCCACATAACATGAGATCGATGCAAAAGCGCATAGAAAAGATAAAGGAGGACCGTGAGGAGCGGCAAGGTCCCGACATCCAGGATACAGCAGGATATGTGGAGGAGGCAGAAATCATCTGGAGGACTGATGATTGCATATCTTGGAGCAGCA GAGAGGCTGACATTTGA
- the LOC119270052 gene encoding uncharacterized protein LOC119270052 isoform X2 has translation MDADMLEDFEDETDLNLWAATMKKNKMPHNMRSMQKRIEKIKEDREERQGPDIQDTAGYVEEAEIIWRTDDCISWSSSYFPLLLTTVVGVSRRG, from the exons ATGGATGCCGACATgcttgaagattttgaagatgaaACCGACCTCAACCTG TGGGCAGCCACGATGAAGAAGAATAAGATGCCACATAACATGAGATCGATGCAAAAGCGCATAGAAAAGATAAAGGAGGACCGTGAGGAGCGGCAAGGTCCCGACATCCAGGATACAGCAGGATATGTGGAGGAGGCAGAAATCATCTGGAGGACTGATGATTGCATATCTTGGAGCAGCAGTTATTTCCCCCTCCTTTTGACTACAGTGGTTGGAGTCAGTAG GAGAGGCTGA
- the LOC119270052 gene encoding glutamate dehydrogenase 1, mitochondrial-like isoform X1, with protein MLVIIVVYNGAIHCGARPELCFFIYICTDEQLLSSCLFQVFGNIGSWAAQLITEAGDKVVSIRDVTGAVKNSNGIDIAKLMKHLAENRGIKGFDGGDVVDPTSLLTEECDVLIPAALGGVINKDNADAIKAKYIIEAVNHPTDPEADEILAKKGVLILPDIMANSGGVMVSCFKWAAGRPRGT; from the exons ATGCTAGTAATAATCGTTGTGTACAATGGCGCCATACATTGTGGAGCAAGGCCAGAACTCTGTTTCTTCATCTACATTTGCACAGATGAGCAATTATTATCTTCTTGCCTTTTTCAGGTATTTGGCAATATTGGCTCTTGGGCTGCCCAATTGATCACTGAAGCTGGTGACAAGGTGGTCTCCATCAGAGATGTCACAGGGGCTGTCAAGAACTCTAATGGCATTGACATAGCCAAGCTGATGAAGCACTTGGCAGAGAACCGCGGGATCAAGGGCTTTGACGGAGGCGACGTCGTCGACCCGACCTCGCTGCTCACGGAAGAGTGCGACGTGCTCATCCCGGCAGCTCTGGGAGGAGTCATAAACAA GGACAATGCCGATGCCATCAAAGCAAAGTACATCATTGAGGCTGTTAACCACCCAACAGACCCCGAGGCCGACGAG ATTCTGGCAAAGAAGGGCGTGCTGATCCTACCGGACATCATGGCCAACTCCGGCGGAGTGATGGTGAGCTGCTTCAAGTGGGCTGCTGGGCGTCCAAGAGGCACTTGA